The Solanum pennellii chromosome 11, SPENNV200 genome contains a region encoding:
- the LOC107004502 gene encoding uncharacterized protein LOC107004502 isoform X2, producing the protein MSDQGEKTCPLCAEEMDMTDQQLRPCKCGYQVCVWCWHHIMEMAEKDETEGRCPACRSPYNKEKIVGTAANCEKMVSSEKKLTSRKGRTKTADSRKQLSSVRVVQRNLVYIVGLPLSLADEDLLQRKEYFAQYGKVLKVSMSRTAAGAIQQFTNNTCSVYITYSKEEEAVRCIQAVHGFNLDGRPLRACFGTTKYCHAWLRSVPCTNPDCLYLHEIGSQEDSFTKDEVISAYTRVQQITGAITSMQRRSGSVLPPPADDYCNNSSVSAGKPFSKTATNNSATNARGSPPNSSPGRSAALPAGALWGTRALNNQLPLASATSSNGLPPASAPSSNGLPPASAPSSNGLPPASAPSSNGLPAASAPSSSGPFKQKAEICSPLPCSTVVANNSQVLLFPAEAGKKAIHSKESGISQEKRKIDMLEPVKQSVGADDATYSSEKPDIAIRPASSFMNSQLDITPSLKDTDIHLITSSSATNTFDLPLMSSGPSLPKDPYDATDVEQNVCSDFSSFSIDKQQKSHATCEKSGELSPSQTNGKSVISADGVFISRETSDLGLETQDQGIQDTTPEMEDDLLSFNAQRHRDPEVILEKSHSSSPSISLHSSGQLKGYSSQFANGVGPIRANMQTFDQRADSVLQPSSIGELSNGYLENPFSCAGKYLGSTDDTYYLSSESKRMHVNRFEGETATADHSSAADRGENNIISNILSMDFDPWNESLASQNLVKLLGETAKQQGSRVSNSRKVQSSNQSRFSFAREEEPMNASADSRPSLSYIDRSYSHRPLDQDFQNSRSYQLDGFGTRNGFSLFNNQESNGFADNYSHLSSNKQSVSRSQMTAPPGFSAPNRAPPPGFAYEKMEHNFASLSGTHMLDTASLLRNEYPSIGNVNNGDIEFMDPAILAVGKGRVQNGLNGSSLDMSPSFPPQPSGFENEARLQFLMQRSLSMHQNQRYTDNGDNFFNDAYGISSRVVEQTLANNLSPFSQLNLPQGRNSVMSNGQWDGWNGVPSGNDMGMAELLRNERLGYNKLFNGYEEPKFRMSNSGELYNRTFGI; encoded by the exons ATGAGTGACCAAGGAGAAAAGACCTGTCCTCTCTGTGCCGAGGAGATGGATATGACAGATCAGCAGTTGAGGCCTTGCAAGTGTGGCTATCAG GTATGCGTTTGGTGTTGGCATCACATAATGGAAATGGCTGAGAAGGATGAGACAGAAGGGCGATGTCCTGCATGCCGCAGTCCATATAATAAGGAAAAGATTGTTGGCACGGCAGCAAATTGtgaaaa GATGGTGAGCTCGGAGAAGAAATTGACATCTCGAAAGGGTAGAACTAAAACAGCTGATTCGAGAAAGCAACTTAGCAGTGTGCGCGTTGTTCAAAGGAATCTTGTCTACATTGTTGGTTTGCCTCTCAGTTTAGCTGATGAAGAT CTTCTGCAGCGGAAAGAATATTTCGCTCAGTATGGGAAGGTTCTGAAGGTGTCTATGTCTCGAACAGCTGCTGGTGCCATTCAACAGTTCACAAATAATACATGCAGTGT ATATATTACCTATTCAAAGGAGGAGGAAGCAGTCCGTTGTATTCAGGCTGTACATGGATTTAATTTGGACGGTCGACCTCTAAG AGCGTGCTTTGGAACAACAAAATACTGTCATGCTTGGTTGAGGAGTGTG CCCTGCACCAATCCTGATTGTTTATACTTGCATGAGATTGGATCGCAAGAAGATAGCTTTACTAAGGATGAAGTAATATCGGCTTACACAAG GGTTCAACAAATTACTGGTGCCATTACTAGTATGCAACGGAGATCAGGGAGTGTTTTACCACCACCGGCAGACGATTACTGCAATAACAGCTCTGTTTCTGCAGGGAAACCTTTTAGTAAAACTGCTACAAAT AATTCAGCAACCAATGCGAGAGGCTCTCCACCAAATAGCAGCCCTGGTAGATCAGCTGCTCTTCCTGCTGGCGCTTTGTG gGGAACGCGTGCACTAAATAACCAACTGCCACTAGCCAGCGCAACAAGTTCTAATGGATTGCCGCCTGCCAGTGCACCAAGTTCTAATGGACTGCCGCCTGCCAGTGCACCAAGTTCTAATGGACTGCCACCTGCCAGTGCACCAAGTTCCAATGGATTGCCGGCTGCCAGTGCACCAAGTTCTAGTGGACCTTTTAAACAGAAGGCTGAAATATGTAGTCCACTTCCATGCTCCACAGTTGTTGCCAATAATAGTCAGGTCTTATTATTCCCTGCCGAAGCAGGAAAGAAAGCTATTCATAGCAAAGAAAGTGGCATTAGTCAAGAGAAACGTAAAATAGACATGTTAGAACCTGTTAAACAGTCTGTAGGAGCAGATGATGCAACCTATAGTTCTGAAAAACCCGATATCGCCATACGTCCTGCTTCTTCATTTATGAACAGTCAGTTAGATATCACCCCGTCTTTGAAGGACACAGATATACATTTGATCACATCATCCAGTGCTACAAATACCTTTGATCTTCCTTTGATGTCCAGTGGACCTAGTTTACCAAAAGATCCCTATGATGCCACAGATGTTGAGCAGAATGTATGCTCagatttttcatcatttagcaTTGATAAACAACAAAAGTCACATGCTACCTGTGAGAAATCAGGGGAGCTGTCGCCTTCTCAGACGAATGGGAAATCTGTGATTTCTGCAGATGGTGTATTTATCTCAAGAGAAACGTCTGATTTGGGACTGGAAACACAGGATCAAGGAATACAAGACACAACTCCTGAAATGGAGGATGATTTGCTATCTTTCAATGCACAGAGACATAGGGACCCTGAAGTAATTTTGGAGAAAAGCCACTCATCTAGTCCTTCCATCTCTTTACACTCTTCAGGGCAGCTCAAGGGTTATTCTTCGCAGTTTGCCAATGGGGTTGGACCTATTAGAGCCAACATGCAAACTTTTGATCAGAGAGCTGATTCAGTATTACAGCCTTCTAGTATTGGAGAACTTTCTAATGGATACCTTGAAAATCCATTCAGTTGTGCGGGTAAATATTTGGGAAGCACTGATGACACTTATTATTTGTCTAGCGAAAGTAAGAGGATGCACGTGAATAGGTTTGAAGGTGAAACTGCAACTGCGGATCATAGTTCTGCTGCAGATAGGGGAGAGAACAATATAATATCTAATATTTTGTCTATGGATTTCGATCCATGGAATGAGTCATTAGCCTCTCAGAACTTGGTTAAGTTGTTGGGAGAAACTGCTAAACAACAAGGGTCTAGAGTATCAAACTCAAGAAAAGTACAGAGCAGCAATCAATCAAGGTTCTCTTTTGCAAGGGAGGAAGAACCCATGAATGCATCAGCTGATTCTCGGCCATCTTTAAGTTACATTGACAGAAGTTATAGTCATCGCCCTCTTGATCAAGATTTTCAAAATAGCAGAAGTTATCAGCTTGATGGTTTTGGTACTCGCAATGGTTTCTCTCTATTTAATAATCAGGAATCTAATGGTTTTGCCGACAATTATTCTCACCTCTCCTCTAATAAGCAATCAG TGTCGAGATCTCAGATGACTGCGCCTCCAGGGTTTTCAGCACCAAATAGGGCCCCACCCCCAGGCTTTGCGTATGAGAAAATGGAACATAATTTTGCTTCTCTCTCTG GTACCCACATGCTTGATACCGCCTCCTTACTGCGCAATGAATATCCATCAATTGGCAATGTCAACAATGGGGACATTGAGTTTATGGATCCTGCAATTTTGGCAGTTGGTAAAGGCAGGGTTCAAAATGGCCTTAATGGCTCAAGTCTAGACATGTCTCCAAGTTTTCCTCCACAGCCAAGTGGTTTTGAGAATGAGGCAAGACTTCAGTTTCTCATGCAAAGATCTCTCTCTATGCATCAGAATCAGAGATACACTGATAATGGGGATAACTTTTTCAATGATGCTTATGGAATTTCTTCGAGGGTTGTGGAGCAAACTCTGGCCAACAATCTTTCCCCATTTTCACAACTCAATCTTCCCCAGGGTAGGAACTCTGTGATGTCAAATGGCCAGTGGGATGGCTGGAATGGGGTCCCAAGCGGAAATGACATGGGCATGGCTGAACTCCTCCGAAATGAAAGGCTGGGCTATAACAAGCTCTTTAATGGATACGAGGAACCAAAGTTCCGCATGTCCAATTCAGGCGAACTGTATAACAGAACATTCGGGATATAG